CCAGATGTCATTCCTGTCCCTGCCCTTCTCCCTGGCAGATAACAGGAGTTTCTGCTTTTGAATGGGGATGGAGTTTTCAATGAACTTCAGTGGGCTAACTAACCAAAACGAACTTAAATGAATGCTGCCCCTTTAAGTTAGTCCGAGGTCACCTAAGCTGGCAATCTGGCTTTAAGATACTGGAGGCAGGTGTCTGTGGTCTAGCAAAGTCCTAAAAAGGCTGCAGCCTGGAGGATGTGAGTGAAGTGGAAAGGAGTCCTGTTTTTTTTGTGGGGCAGGGTATTGGAGGTTGGTGTGACTGACAGGGCTACGGATCCTCTTTAGCTGTAAAGGGAATAATAAAGTAACATCAGTTTTCTTTGGCTGGTGAACTTACAGGCTGGATTCCCACCAGGGGTGGTTAATATTGTTCCCGGCTATGGGTCCACTGCAGGGGCTGCCATAGCGTCCCACATGGAAGTAGATAAAGTGGCCTTCACTGGCTCCACTGAGGTAAGACGCGGCATGTCTGCATCCCTGTCAACTGTTTCGTGTGGGTGGCCTGTGTAAAATTTATGTTCTGTACCAAACACTAAAAAACTGTTTTGccttccttttaaaaacacagcTGTCTTTAACCAGCAGGACTGATTTGTAACAACACTAAGCCTTACTCTGTTCAGGTGGTCTTTTTGGAATGGTTCTTCTTAAAGAAGATTGCCTTTGGGCTGCTTCTTTGTAGGTGAAGTTTAATCTCTGTGCAGACTTCAATGATTCAGCTAAAATGCAGACAATGAAGGGATTACAAGGAAACTGCTGACAGATATCTAACACCAGTAACCCGGCCAGGTGACGCAATAAGCTCTAGCAGCTGCTGAAATATCTAGATTTTAaattctgtctgtctctctctctaaaatCAAATCCACCCAAGCTGTACATCTGTGTCCAGCTCTGCTTGGTCAGAGGTTCTGATGTCTGACATTACTGTTGATTTTTGTTACTGCCTAGACTTCCCTAATGAAATCAGAATGGAGTACAACAACATGGCTTCCTTTCTTACTTACAGTGTATGTCCTTGCACCAGCTGCTTGAAAAGCATTAGGACAAAATCAGACCCTTCACTGCAATGTCCGAGGGCATCAGAGTAACACAGAGCAGCTATTAGAGTTGCTTAGTACAGTGGTTCATAAACTTTTTAGTAAGGTGACCCAccagctgtatttttttttttttttttttttgtgacccACCCAGGATCAAAATTTCACAGGGGAATCACAGGCCAACATCCTTCACCACTGCTGTCACCTCCTCCTCGCCCCACCAAGGAGGCTCTGATCTCCCACAGCAGCACCTTCTTTCCTGgcaccacaaccctaatcccaggccAGAGGGAAGGCCCTGAGGtggaggcggcgggggggggggggaggggggagggggaggtggggaggtgtttggtttgaagtgtgagCCGGCCCCCCACTTACCCCGCAGCAACAGCTCCTGTTCCCCGGGGCTGGGCCCAGCGTCTCGCTCTGGGCGTTGTGGTGCATGGGTTGAAGTGCcattcactcagatttggcccggCCACCCCCTCCATTGtgacagaagctgctgctgtggggtgagtgccCAGCAGGCTTGCTCTCtagccccccacctcccagggcttCCTTCATAACCCACATGGAACCTTCCATCCACTAACCATTTGGGAAACACTAGCTGAGAGGTGTTTAGTTCCTAATCTTGATTCTGCTCCTTCCGATACAGGTTGGGCATCTGATCCAGAAGGCTGCAGCAGAGAGTAACCTGAAGAGAGTGACGCTGGAGCTTGGAGGGAAGAGCCCAAATATCATCATGTCTGATGCCGACAGTAAGCACTGACTCAGTGCAGTGTTTGAATTGTAGCTCTCGGGATGGCTTTTTGCAGCCAGGATTTGGGAAGGGCTGGAAGGTTCTGACAGTGATTCCCACAAAAGCTCCTATACCGAGGGATTCTCTGGACTCCTGTTGATGGCGCCACCTAGCTAGTGTCCTACAGAGTGCACGGTGCATCTTGGGAGGAGTATCTTACACACAATGGGGCCGCCAAAATGGTGTATCAGCATTTCCTCACAAAACAATAGAGGGtatgggtggggatgggggaactAATTTACCCAGAGAttacactttttgtttttttcctgcataCCTCACATCCTTTACTCATTCTTCTGGGCTCTATTTCATTATCTTCTGTATCTAGTAGTGTTTCCTCCCATTCTTTCCTCCATTAAGTTTTGCTTCACTGCTGTGCCTGCCTCTTTCTAACCTCTtgcattttttcattgttctctctCCTATTTCTCAGGTGTGTGTGCACACCTCTCACTTGAGCCAAAAAAATGGCACACACTaaggggtggtgggggaaggaaatTTTGCTGGATCCAAAACAACTTTTCAGATTTGGTTAATTTCTAATGGACACTGCAGTTTGGGTAGAATCTGATCTAAATAAAGACTTATTCAGCATGTAGACCCACATTCACAATCTTCTATATGAAGTGACTGAGTGGACTGGAGTTCATAGCTCTGACATTCCTGCTGCTGGCATGAGGAAGATTCTcccctaagccatctgttgagtTTTTGCCATCTCTTTCCTAGTGGACTGGGCTGTTGAGCAAGCCCACTTTGCCCTATTCTTCAACCAAGGCCAGTGCTGCTGTGCTGGATCCCGGACGTATGTCCAAGAAGATGTATATCATGAGTTCGTAGAGAGAAGCATTGAGAGAGCCAAGTCCAGGGTGGTTGGAAATCCGTTTGACTCTCAAACTGAACAGGGACCTCAGGTGAGAGCATGAACCTTCAGTTTTCCTTCTCTTGAGATGCTACTTGATTGTGCATTGAAACCTGGGACTGTATCCATGAACCAGTAGGCTAAAAGATACTTGGCACTCATATGCCTAACTTGCGTTAACTTTTGCCCGTTGTCTAAATGAAATGGGGATGAATGAACTGACTTAGATAATCACTTTGACCTCAAAATACTCCATCTGAAACAATTAGATACAGCAAGTTCTCCCCTTGCAGACTGGCTTAGGAATCTGTCTAAACGCAGCATTGTTGTTCTATTAATGCCTTCCTAACTCCATGTAAAGAACTGGTGTATATAGACCAGAATGTGGTAGAATCCTTTTCTCCCTCCATAAGGATCAAACTATTCTTTTTTGATCATAGGTAGATGAAGAGCAGTTTAAGAAGATCCTTGGCTACATCAGCACTGGGAAGCAGGAAGGAGCCAAACTGCTCTGTGGTGGCAATCCTGCTGCAGACAGGGGCTATTTCATCCAGCCGACCATCTTTGGAGATGTGCAGGACAACATGACCATTGCTACAGAGGAGGTCAGAACAACTGATTTGTAAATCTTTCTTTTCTCTAACTTTCTGCCAAgtgtcttctttcttttttctctcttgatGCTAGGGACTACAAGTACCAGAATTCCATAGATTGTTATCTGAACTCTAACTCTTGCTAGAATCAGATGAAAAATGGACAAGCTATCATCcagaaatgtttttcatttagatttttaaggatagaagggaccagtgtgataatttagtctgacttcctgcataatacaggccagagaacctcacctaGTAGTTTCTGCGTCAAGCCTGTAATTTTTGTTGGCGCTATAGGCTAGgccatgggttttttttatatgcTCTGTTTTGATTTCATAGATATTTGGGCCAGTCATGCAGATCTTGAAGTTCAAAACCATTGAGGAAGTCATTGAGAGAGCAAATAACTCCAAGTATGGTCTGGCAGCAGCAGTCTTCACAAAAGATCTTGACAAAGCAAACTACGTGTCCCAGGCATTGCGGGCTGGAACTGTCTGGTAAGAGTCTACACACAGGATCTCTATTGCCAAATCCTTCCCCTGAGTTTTTAAAAGCTGTGGCTTTCTCATTCAAGCGGCCTCCTTCATTCAATATATAAACTGTGTTTTATTACACACCTCAGTGCAGGTACAAaactaaaaccaaaccaaaatgtcAAAAGTCTCAAACTCTAATAAAATCCCCAACCTTCTCTGGCAAAATCTGTCCAAAGAGATGAGCATTGAAGAGTAGACAGAGGCTTGGTGGGTGGGATGGAAGAACAGGCTCCAGCATTAGGTCAGAAGATACAACGCGGGGGAACCTTGCCAACTCCCAGCCCTTTACCACTTGAATTTAGAAGCTGTTAGGTCAGCAGAGGGGTTTGTGCTGTCTTGGCTGCTGCAGCAGAATACAAAAAGAGAGGTGTGTCTAAGGTAGTCAGGGCTTTTAGTATATAGCTCAAAACATCTTGAACTTTACTGTAGAAACAAACTGGAATCTAGTGAAAACTCTGGAACACCAGCATCTTGCGTTCCCTTCCAGAAATGGTATGCAGTAAGCAGGTAGTCAGTACTTAAAGGTGGCCAGATAGGGGCAGCCTTGGCGCTTGGTGTGCTGACAGGTGGGAGACCTGAACTGGATTCCTGACCCTGTCTTGCTCCCTGGATCAGTGGGGATGAGGTTAGTACTCAGCCAGCAGAGGAGCGACCGTTGTACCTTATTTccaccaccctgccccccccccccccaaatccttcccGCTTGACTCTCTGATGGATGCTGAACTGTGCCTCCTCTGGATCTGCTTGGCCAaaagggtggggtgtgggagagaatCCTTGTAGATGTGAACTACTTGCTGTAACTGAATCTGAGGAAATGTTCATCCCTTAATCATGGAGACTTTCATGGAAAGTCCTTGGCACTGTAGATGCTCTAGAGCGACAAACTACTTCTAAGGTTTGGTTTCCATTCCAGGATAAACTGTTATGATGTGTTTGGCGCTCAGGCCCCATTTGGTGGGTACAAAGCATCTGGGAATGGGCGAGAGTTGGGGGAATATGGCCTGGAGGCATATACAGAAGTGAAAACTGTGAGTATCAATGTGTTTGTGCCAGGGGAAAACACTAGAGGTATGGGCTTTGTACCGTTTGACACAAGACTGCCAGAAGAAGGAAGTTGGCCCTCAGCATTCAGTGTCATGAACTGTCTTCTTTTCATTTAACACTTTACATTTTAATTCTTGTAGATCTGAACTTTATGCTTCTAAAATGACAAAACTTGTGGCACTTGTTTAGCATGTTTCATTAGAGAATGCCAGAGCACTTCATAATTGATAAACAAGCTTCACTACCTATGTGAGGTGGGACAGCTACCTCCACCTCaggtttcctcacctgtaaaatgaggatatgtGAATTGCTCAAAATCTCACAGTGAGGCAGTGGTAAAACTGAGGcatcctgggttctattctaaCTTCCAGTTTATTGCCCCACTGAACACTATCTTCAAGAAACCTCTTAAGTatcaggggtagccgtgttagtctgtatccacaaaaataatggggagtccagtggcaccttaaagactaatagatttatttgaaGGAATATTTGAAAAATTCAAATATTTAGATTTGATTTTTGAAGGAACCTCTTTGAATCCCCCCATTTTAAGTGCATTCGATTGTAAAGAATGAATGGGCTAGTAATGAACTCATTTGAGGAAGGAATTAAGCCTGCATTTCTGAAGAACGTGTGCTGCCTACAAGCTCGAATATCAGTAGTGCACTTATAAATCAGCCACTTAATAGCTGGAGTGTAGTTTACTGGAATGGGAGACCTCCAAGCAGTGCTACTTAAATGCCACTCTTCCGTCCAAATCAAGATTGAATCCATGCCTTCGCACGTGTGATGATACTGGAAGAAAGGAAACGACTAAACTGAAAGTCCAGAAACCTTCCAAAAGTGAGCTCTGTTAGACTGTAAAATTGTGGTAAAAACGCACCACATGGTCCACTTAAAACTAGAATATAGAGGATGAGTGAGCCACAGGGAATAATCAGTAATCGGGGATGACCTAATGTCTGCAATAGGAAGGGAACAAAGTGAATCTTCTAAATAACACTTCAAATATAGGAAACTAACCAACACTCTTCTTTCTAGGTAACAATCAAAGTTCCACAGAAGAACTCTTAAGGGACATGCTAGTTGCTCCATGCATCTGAACCCTTCTATGCAGTTGAAGTTTAACGGAATAAGAACATGGGAAAACCCTTCTTAAAGCAAGCAAAACCTGACGTCCATAAGTGCAAAGTacatgtaactttttttttaatgtttaaaaaaaaaattctttagaaAGTGCCTGAGGCAATTTCTTTTTCTCTGCTTGTCTGAAACTTCACTtagctttaactttttttataCCAAACATAATTCTTTGTGCACAAGTGCTACACATATTTGGATAACCTTGTTTGCATTTATGTCTGAAGAATCTAATGTGCTCTTTTGAAATAATTTGAGTGCTTTGTGAAAATACCATTACTAGAGACTGCTAATTAATTGCTTATAATTGGCTTGCTACAAAGTTGTTGTTGTCTTTTTTGAGGAGTAAATCTGTTTGGCTGATGTATGAGAGTACTCTCACTGACATatatgagcagaatttggccctctaacCTACCAGCAGACATTGTGTAACACAGTATCTTCCTAAACTATAGCTACTCTGAATATGACTTTTTTGGTCATCTGAATTACACTTAATCTAGGTAAAGTCTAAGCTTTTTCTTCCAGACCGTGTCATCTTGAAATATCTTCTTATACTGTTTGCCCTTTCATAATAAACATACTGGTATTTAACCTGCCAGACTATGGTAAGGTTAATCCTTTATTTCAGTTGTCTAGGGTTGGTTATATTCTAAAACTGTTAACCCAAATTAAAGTGCATAGAGAAGCTAATGTTTTCATACACATCAGATACTCAACATGTGCTACCAATTTTGATACTAATTTCAGGAATTATGCCTTATCAAGTCCATGAAAAAACAAAGCTATCGCTGTGTCTTGGTTTAACATTAAACTTCAGAAAAACCTCAGTCTACCACCTTTAATGTTCATCTccatttttggggaaaaaaaatgctaAAGAATTCAGAGTTCCCTAGCAGAAATATTAGCTTTACTTTGTTCGGATGGGAGGGTAACATACCCTATCCTTATATTAATCCGTGCTCTAAAAAACTTCAGAATTTCATTACACAGATAGGCTTTTTCTTGTGGCGAAGATTAATACTTCAAACTACATGTAACCTCTATAATGTATTTAGTTTCTTATCTGAGCTAAATGGATGTTCTCCCCCTTTttaaaagggctggggggaggagattGGCATTAGGTTGCCACCTCTAGGACACTAAGCTTTTCTATACTAGGGGAAGTTTGCACCTATGACTGTAGCCCCAACCGCTGTTGCTGTTTAACTGAAGCTTGTTCTCAAGAGATATATACACCTTACTTTCCTTCACCGAGGCTACCTGCGCGCCAATTATGCTGATGGCTTTGTGTGATGTGGCCGTGTTTAGGCGAGACACAGTTTGCTTGCAGACATTACCAGTCTTAGTCCCTATGCTCGTAACTGCTGACCTATGCCGGCAGGGGCCCGAGCCCAAGGCACACGCAGCCAGCGCAGGTGTTTCAGCGGCTGCCATGGGGCAGAGCCCCTGTAAGAAGCAGAAGGGGACAGGCCACAACTAACGTCGCTTCCGCCTGGGTAAACGGCTCAGGGCTGATCTACCGCAGGGCCCCGCTCTCCCAGGGGCCTCACGCCGCCGCAGCGAGGGAGGCACGTTCATCGCTGGGCCCAGAGAAGCGCGGCCTGGCCCCTCCGCCGGGCTCCCCCAGGGcggctggggcagagccgggcccCGACCCCGGGCCTCTCCACGTCCCGGCCGCCCTGCCTCAGCGCGGTGCGCCGCTGAACgagccccctccgcccccaacGGCACAGCCTCGGGGAGCCTCTGCGCCGCCACTCGGGCCTCGCATGCGGCGGGGAAGGGGCCGCCTCCGCCCGCGCGGGGCGAGCCAGCCCCTACCcgatccccccgcccccaaggagCCGTCACGGCGGCTGCCGCGCCCCCTCGCTAGCGGGGCCGCAgcctgcccccgccctgcccccgcccGACGCGGCCCCAGCGCAAAATGGCGCTTCAGGCTCAGCACGGCCCGCGCTTAGGTTTTCATTGGCCTGCAAATCTCGCGAGACCTCGGGCGGGACTGTCCCGCCATGACCCATCCGGCTGGTGCAGCCTCTTTCGGGACAGTTTCGCGCAGTGGGCGGGTCCTAGCGGGCTCTAGGGCGGAgctacagggggtggggggagtctgaTTTATGGCTCCACCTCTTCTGTAGCCTAATCCGCCCCAATCTCTTACGTTATAAGTGGGCGACTCAAAGGTCGAAGGCCCTCCAAGTGGTCCTTGGTATCGGCGTCGCCTGCTGAGACGGGAATGCGGGCGCCTGTTAATTATATAATCGCCGCGGAGGTGGCTTCTAAAATCCTCCTAGTGGCGTGGGGAGTTAGTGGCGGGTGCGGGCCCCCGAGCTGCGTTATCGTGGGTAGCGCAGCGGGTGACTTCGTGCGCCGCGGAGCCTGGCGGGGCTGTCCCGCAGCAGAGCCCCGGCAATGTCTGGCTCCCAGGCAGCGCTGGCCGTAGCGGAGCGTCGGCTGCGGCGATTACCGGGTTAAGCGGCGGCCTCCGGGGCCCGCTCAGAGGCGCCTCCCGGCCACTCCCCGAGCCGGCCGCGCGGGGATGAGGCGGCGGCGCAGCGACACAAAGGCTCCTCCGGGGCTACCCGTTGCCTAGTGCGGGCGCGGCCCGGCTCCCCCCTTTCCCGTGTCCGCCAAGCTCCCTCACCACTCAGcggtccctgccctgctcccccggcctcctttcctctctccctggGGACCGGCAGGCGGGatcccccgcctcccctccccgctcAGCTCGGGGCCCCGTGGGGGAGGATGTCGGAGGAGCACGCAATGGATAAAATGATTAAGGTAGGAAGGAGGCGCCGGAGCTCGGGGACCCCGATCCCCCCCCGTcaatccctcttcccctccccccacgccttTCCGCTCGGGGTCTTCAGACCCTTAAAACAGCTCACTCCTTTCGCTTTGGGGGCTtggaccccaccccccaaaatctcTTGGTATGTGGCGGGGGGAGTCGCCCCTAGTGCTGGGTGCAGTCTCTGCAGGGGCCACAAATCTTTGCTCAAtatctttggggggggggcgaagaACCTGGCTGATCTTGTTTCACTCAGATGTCTCCGAAATACCTTGGAGTGGAGCAATCTGAGCTCCCTATTACAAATTTTATTCCTTGTTCTTATTCTTTCCATCAACATATTCTTTCGCACATGCTGTCTCTCTGAAAACAAACTTCAGCCATCTGTGTCCTTTGATACTGAGAATAAAgagctaaaatatttaaatatgagtGACTTTAATTACAGTGCTGTTAAATTTGGCAATGGAAATTTAACCAGCTGGCAGAATAGCTCTGTGCTATTGTCATTGGCTGATCGTTGGTTTGAGTGCTGTTAGGGTAATAAATATGTAGGCACTCTGATACTATGTTGAGTATAAAAACTTGTACCCATGTCCCACTGATTGCAGGAGCAACTCCCTGAAGTCTTTTGCCATGTAGTGGACCGAATCTAACCAGACAGTTTTGTAGTCTGTCCTCAAATTGATATGCAGGAAATTTGTCCACTTCAGAAGAAAATGCTGCTCTTTATGAAAACAAACTTGGCATGTGTGACATCTGCTTTTTGGGAGAAAGGGGAGGGCACAAAACAGACTTAGGTTTGCACAGCAAGAATGATTGTAAGAACTTAATTTTTTGTTGAATCCTGTCACCTGCCTGGGTTGATTCCCTGAGAAAAATAGTGAAAGTCAGTGagacaaaaacaacaataaaaatgtaCTAGAGGATGTATAATACAGTCAGATACCTCAGGAGTGATTAATCCTGTTGGTAACAGACTGAGGACAGTGCAGTTGTTGTCCAAAAGTGAGCATTCATCTGTCTGACTTGCACAGGCACTACAATCCTGTGGCACAGTTTGTAAGAATAAGCATTTGCCTAGATGGCCTTCGTTTAAaaatccccccccctcccccccgtgtgTACTGTGGTGTGTGCCAGCCATGTAGCTGGCTGTTATTCTCGGGATAGCTAGTTAGCAGTGGATACTGTGTGATTCTTTAGGATAAAAGACATGATATCAATTCAAAATATAATTCAATCCTTCATTAAAGCATGAGGTTGAACTTCCCATTTATCATTGATCAAATGTGATTATTACAGTTTGTTTTCATGCCCATTGGTTCAAGTTCTGCAACAAAAGTTGGGTGAACGTAGATCACTGTGTCAGCATAAACTAGCAGAAGTTGGAAAGTACATTTGAGCAATGCAAATCCACTCATATTTTGAAGATCAGGCATTAATTACTCCAAATTTTGAATTGGTTTTTATGTTGAATATGAATGGTTCTTTTTAAATTCCTCTCTACAATTTTTCACCGGGTCTAGGGGGAAAGTGTTGGAGAATGAACTTGCaagacttttttcccccaaatatttgATACACGCGAGGGCCTGTGCCGGAAAAGAGCTTAGTTGGTTTTCAGAGACTGCCACTCACTTGCTGTTCTGTTGGCGCCTGGATATGAGATGTGTAGGATGAGTGCCCACACCATTCTTTTTAAGTGCCCTCTACTTATTGAATGGAAGTTGAACTCTTTGCCACAGTGGAACTCCAATGGATGGAGGGAGGTCTGGGGAAATATATGGCAATGAGAGTGAACCCCAGGAAGCAGGCTTAGTTCATCTTTAAGCGCAAAACAATAAAAGGCATACAAATCCCACCGCTATAGGTGAGAACTTTTAACCTCAGCATAAGGCTCCATGCACCCTTTGCATAACAGGCATGAGTGTTTGAAGCAATTTTAAGGTACAACTTAGCACATTTAAAATCCCTTCACTAGTAGCAGCTGCAGCACTTTCATTCTGAGCATCTGCAAATTAGTTCCAGTTGACCTGCCAGTCACTTTACAAGTTCACTGCTTCACTACACTGCTCCTCCCAAGTTGCTAGGTCTTTCCAGCTGGAGAGCTAGCTATAGTATACTGCTGGTTTGCTACCTGCATCGGTAGGTGCTGTTTCAGCCCTTCAGAAGCTACTTCCTCCAtctatttccccccccctttccaAAAAAAACTTTCTTCAGTTTCTCTAGAGAATCTATAGGTTCATTTCAGAAGCTTTAAAATAGCATTTAGTCTTGTCTGAGCTCTTTGCTTTCGCCTGCAGCTGTCTCCTTTCATGGTCTCTTTGTCCTATATAAGGCAGGAAGAAACAGTTGTCTTGCTAGGCTTCTCTGAAGAGAGGGTTTTAATTCCTCCTTGCATCAAGGAAATTCCAAGTTATTCCTTGGAGGGTCTTATAGACACCATGAATATTGTTTGCCATTCTGTTTGGGCAGGGAAGGTGCTGAGGAGGTGTAGCGTGATGTGTTAGCCATTGTTCAAAGAGACCCCATCTatactttaatatttttttagaaTGAAAAGGCAATTTTTCTAATTGCCTGCACTTTCATTATACAAATAACTGATCCAAGAATAAAACAAGGGGATAAATCTGTTCCTTTATATGACTTTAAGATCATTGCAACTGATAAATTGATAAGAGAACTACACTTTGTCAGTGTTATTACTTGAAAACAATAAGCCATGTAATAAACACCTGCTCTAATTTTCTCCTATTTCTTCTAAGGGGGTATAACTGGGACATGTGAAAGATGCTTAAACTTGTACCTTTGTTCATGCCACTCTATTATTAGTGCCCAACTTTACTAAGCACTCTGCAGGTCATATAGAGAGGCAAGCTCCCTGTCCTAAACAGCTtgcaatataattttaaattcaTGTCTCCCCTTTACCCGGGGACCTATTCCCTTATCCTTGCATGTGATTCAGTCCTTTCAAATCTTGCTTAAAATACCACATTTTCTGGGAGGCCGTTCAACATTAACCCACCAACTGCAGTGGATATTGGGGgtcttttaaattaattaaatttaaaaagactgACCATTTGAGTTTTGCATCTTGAGCCTGTCAGTAATATGTCTGAACATCTGTATTTTACTTTGGTGATCCACTCCTGTATTTAGAAGATGCCTTTCTCTGTATACAGCTCTGAGCACACAGGTGGTAAAATATGCAATAAGTTTGTCACACATTCCAGATAATGACCAGTACAGATCGTGCAGGGTGAGGGAAGGATGATGAGCAGAAAGAGAGCTCAGACCCTGGCTTTGGTCACTATTGTACTACTAAGTCTGACAGAAAATATATAGGAAAGACTAGTCAAAATAGTCGCTTGGCAAACGGTTTATTCTGTTCACTGCACCTTAACGTTTTTCTCCTGTTTAATCTTTCCCCTGCATTGTCGATCTCTACTTCCTGTGTTCCTTAGAGCAAGCCAGAAAACAAACTTACATAAATTACTTCCTGGGAGGAGCAGCATCAGGAACAATATGGAATATATATTTCCCTGGCACTATATTAACAGCTAGCATATATAAATGTATACTCTTCTCCCGTGGTATTGTTAGATGACTGTCTTTAACAGCAGTGGTAGAAGTTTTAGCCAACACACTGTCTATGCTCAGGCCCCCCACTTCTACAACAAATGATGTAATGTTGAAGGAACATGTTTAAGTATGATAGTTCCTGAGGCATATCATAGTACGGTTTGGTCCTGTTTGTGTGTATCAGAGAAAAAATGGTTATTCTGAGTGTGGTTCCTTAACAAACAAGATCAAACCAGTTTTTAGCACTGGCCTCTGCTGTGCTTAATTTGCAAAGTAAAGATCCAAAGACTGGAAATCTCAGTTCTTTAGCAAGATGCTAATGTGGATGGGACCAAAAAgtaaattcaaattaaaaatatattgttcATCCACAGtttgtctggttttttttttggggggggggggagggagaagaaggggtGAGGCAGAACTCAGGAGCAAGATAGTCTTGCATACGATGGTCACCCCCTTCAGAATACTAGCATGACCAGCTTTAGCAAACTGCCCCAGCAgcacaaaaaatattttacactATAGCACCATGTTATGCTATTGTTTGTAAGGGTGTGTAACTTTCCTTGGTAAAGTGAAATAAAAGCAGATTTTTCCATTGATGTCTCTTTCAAATCTGGG
This genomic stretch from Lepidochelys kempii isolate rLepKem1 chromosome 15, rLepKem1.hap2, whole genome shotgun sequence harbors:
- the ALDH2 gene encoding aldehyde dehydrogenase, mitochondrial isoform X3, with translation MLRAAALGSRLWGRAAPAQLGSRFSAAASAVPAPNPRPEVAYNKIFINNEWHDAVSKKTFPSVNPATGEVICQVAEGDKADVDKAVQAAKAAFQLGSPWRRMDASHRGKLLLRLADLIERDRAYLAELETLDNGKPYSIAYLVDLDMVTKCIRYYAGWADKCHGKTIPVDGDFFSYTRHEPVGICGQIIPVGHLIQKAAAESNLKRVTLELGGKSPNIIMSDADMDWAVEQAHFALFFNQGQCCCAGSRTYVQEDVYHEFVERSIERAKSRVVGNPFDSQTEQGPQVDEEQFKKILGYISTGKQEGAKLLCGGNPAADRGYFIQPTIFGDVQDNMTIATEEIFGPVMQILKFKTIEEVIERANNSKYGLAAAVFTKDLDKANYVSQALRAGTVWINCYDVFGAQAPFGGYKASGNGRELGEYGLEAYTEVKTVTIKVPQKNS
- the ALDH2 gene encoding aldehyde dehydrogenase, mitochondrial isoform X2 — its product is MLRAAALGSRLWGRAAPAQLGSRFSAAASAVPAPNPRPEVAYNKIFINNEWHDAVSKKTFPSVNPATGEVICQVAEGDKADVDKAVQAAKAAFQLGSPWRRMDASHRGKLLLRLADLIERDRAYLAELETLDNGKPYSIAYLVDLDMVTKCIRYYAGWADKCHGKTIPVDGDFFSYTRHEPVGICGQIIPWNFPLLMQAWKIGPALATGNVVVMKVAEQTPLTALYVASLIKEVGHLIQKAAAESNLKRVTLELGGKSPNIIMSDADMDWAVEQAHFALFFNQGQCCCAGSRTYVQEDVYHEFVERSIERAKSRVVGNPFDSQTEQGPQVDEEQFKKILGYISTGKQEGAKLLCGGNPAADRGYFIQPTIFGDVQDNMTIATEEIFGPVMQILKFKTIEEVIERANNSKYGLAAAVFTKDLDKANYVSQALRAGTVWINCYDVFGAQAPFGGYKASGNGRELGEYGLEAYTEVKTVTIKVPQKNS
- the ALDH2 gene encoding aldehyde dehydrogenase, mitochondrial isoform X1 translates to MLRAAALGSRLWGRAAPAQLGSRFSAAASAVPAPNPRPEVAYNKIFINNEWHDAVSKKTFPSVNPATGEVICQVAEGDKADVDKAVQAAKAAFQLGSPWRRMDASHRGKLLLRLADLIERDRAYLAELETLDNGKPYSIAYLVDLDMVTKCIRYYAGWADKCHGKTIPVDGDFFSYTRHEPVGICGQIIPWNFPLLMQAWKIGPALATGNVVVMKVAEQTPLTALYVASLIKEAGFPPGVVNIVPGYGSTAGAAIASHMEVDKVAFTGSTEVGHLIQKAAAESNLKRVTLELGGKSPNIIMSDADMDWAVEQAHFALFFNQGQCCCAGSRTYVQEDVYHEFVERSIERAKSRVVGNPFDSQTEQGPQVDEEQFKKILGYISTGKQEGAKLLCGGNPAADRGYFIQPTIFGDVQDNMTIATEEIFGPVMQILKFKTIEEVIERANNSKYGLAAAVFTKDLDKANYVSQALRAGTVWINCYDVFGAQAPFGGYKASGNGRELGEYGLEAYTEVKTVTIKVPQKNS